The proteins below come from a single Mya arenaria isolate MELC-2E11 chromosome 6, ASM2691426v1 genomic window:
- the LOC128237980 gene encoding uncharacterized protein LOC128237980, whose protein sequence is MAKQYTCIVCTKRLKPKDRRPVAGSQNKPLRKYLRKTFLIERTCDDDVICNKCKLGYYQNSKTKDRRKAVEVKQCTIRSPVCNIRVKSTGKSHSRCVVCNGSAKKMVVVSAMAISDMFLRSGVLLQSKARSCAEHIKNGFFLPSICNEEHFKSNLTQPTTMSGSEVTRLLMRFLESKTSTKLKFDPPGNISPEDYLNLTGLTKDQFDDLTSFATAEDLRHSRVRSLRSCIAVLLVKLRTGLGNAILGTLFGMNRFQVRRTLTSARNALLKNFVPLHVGFGHITRDEVIHRHTRTLAKELFAHGLDVAILVLDGTYLYVQKSGNYTFLRRSFCVHKHRHLIKPMMVVTTTGYIVSVLGPYVGKNNDASILNHIVNENVEEFRHWIQEDDIAVVDRGFRDAVQLLKDLGVKTEMPSFLGPKEKQFKTNSANHSRLVTKIRWVVESANGRLKNWKYLDRVIPNSQIPYAGDYTRIVAAICNKYRSPLIAGNDEDDLLTAARLISMSRRENLLQARVEEEGLDHLTKSSGWALLSEPGVVPDFPKLDESDLRTLTVGVYQLKLAPSYVQEHLDEHGNFDIFVREQSPGLLCIKIQSRHMSAIRYKCWVGYNEGAINGWYCKCKSGARVVGMCAHITAVVWHLSYQRHDVMARGVRNWTDALIDTAEP, encoded by the exons ATGGCTAAACAGTACACGTGCATAGTTTgcacaaaacgtttaaaaccaAAAGATAGACGGCCAGTGGCAGGGTCACAAAATAAACCACTaaggaaatatttaagaaaaacatttttaattgaaaggaCCTGCGACGATGATGTCATATGTAACAAATGTAAGCTGGGATATTACCAAAATAGCAAGACCAAGGACCGTAGGAAGGCCGTCGAAGTCAAGCAATGTACAATAAGAAGCCCTGTGTGTAACATACGAGTAAAATCTACAGGGAAAAGCCATAGTCGCTGTGTTGTATGTAACGGCTCGGCTAAGAAAATGGTTGTAGTTTCGGCCATGGCAATTAGTGACATGTTCCTACGAAGTGGTGTGCTCTTACAAAGCAAGGCACGGTCGTGTGCAGAACACATAAAGAACGGCTTCTTTTTACCGTCCATCTGCAATGAAGAACATTTTAAGTCCAATCTTACCCAACCAACAACAATGAGTGGATCAGAAGTGACCCGTCTTCTCATGAGGTTTTTAGAATCTAAAACCAGCACAAAACTTAAGTTTGACCCGCCAGGTAACATCAGCCCTGAAGATTACTTAAACTTGACAGGTCTCACCAAGGATCAGTTCGATGACCTCACATCCTTCGCAACAGCTGAAGATTTACGTCATTCTAGGGTACGGTCACTCAGAAGTTGTATCGCAGTTTTACTGGTTAAACTTCGGACTGGCCTTGGTAATGCCATTCTTGGAACACTCTTCGGCATGAACCGTTTTCAG GTACGAAGAACGTTAACATCCGCCAGAAATGCTCTATTGAAAAACTTCGTTCCGCTGCATGTCGGTTTTGGCCATATTACACGAGATGAAGTAATTCATAGACACACACGGACGCTTGCCAAGGAACTGTTTGCACATGGGTTGGACGTGGCCATTCTTGTGCTAGATGGCACCTACTTATATGTGCAGAAGAGTGGCAATTACACATTCCTGCGAAGGTCTTTCTG tgTCCACAAACACCGCCATCTGATAAAACCGATGATGGTGGTTACCACGACTGGATACATTGTCAGTGTACTGGGGCCGTACGTGGGTAAAAACAACGACGCCAGTATACTCAACCACATCGTTAATGAGAATGTCGAAGAATTTCGACATTGGATACAAGAAGACGATATTGCTGTTGTAGACAGGGGATTTAGGGACGCAGTTCAACTTTTGAAG GACCTCGGTGTCAAGACAGAAATGCCCTCGTTCCTTGGACccaaagaaaaacaattcaagACAAACAGCGCTAATCACAGTCGATTGGTCACAAAG ATTAGATGGGTAGTAGAATCGGCAAACGGACGGTTGAAAAACTGGAAATATCTTGATCGCGTGATACCCAATTCTCAGATCCCGTATGCCGGAGATTACACACGCATAGTTGCGGCGATCTGCAACAAGTACAGATCCCCACTGATAGCAG GTAATGATGAAGATGACCTATTGACAGCCGCGCGTCTGATATCAATGAGCCGCCGTGAGAACCTCTTGCAAGCAAGGGTCGAAGAAGAAGGACTTGACCATCTGACTAAGTCCTCCGGTTGGGCACTATTGTCTGAACCTGGTGTGGTGCCGGACTTTCCAAAGCTGGACGAGTCCGACCTTAGGACTTTGACTGTTGGTGTTTACCAACTTAAGCTTGCGCCATCCTACGTACAAGAGCACCTTGATGAACATGGCAACTTCGATATCTTTGTCCGCGAGCAATCGCCTGGCCTtctttgtattaaaatacaGAGCAGGCATATGTCAGCTATCAGATACAAATGCTGGGTTGGGTATAACGAGGGCGCCATTAATGGGTGGTACTGTAAATGTAAGTCGGGGGCCAGGGTTGTTGGCATGTGCGCCCACATAACAGCGGTTGTATGGCACTTGTCATACCAGCGTCACGATGTCATGGCACGCGGTGTCAGGAACTGGACCGATGCTCTAATTGACACAGCTGAGCCTTAA